In Gemmatimonadota bacterium, one DNA window encodes the following:
- a CDS encoding DUF2723 domain-containing protein — MSNELDYRPSYLAASIAAGLTFLLYLITLSPETAMWDTSEYIVAAYTMGLPHPPGNPFFVLIGRVFTILPIAPTVAMRINLLAAISSAVSAGMWFLITERVLVGWFEKRWQRIVGGGLAALIGATAFTVWSQSVVNEKVYTISLVGLAISAWLTVRWCDEPDGKKADRTLVLLAYLAGLGYANHMAGMLAIPAIGLAVLIRKPATILRWQLILAAVAAMFLGGSSFATQPIRAAHFPEINEGEPTACRNGLEFSCTFSKGTYDAFKYNFDRGQYAKPPVTERQAPFKAQIGMWWLYFKWQWLRDAHGENPGLQGGLAALFLVLGILGGWVHYRRDPRSFAFFGPLMLTLTFVLIYYLNFKYGASQDPELGRTVDREVRDRDYFFLWSFSAWSVWAALGLVYLWESIAVLLGSEKVKVGLETFDLPTTRAFLIASPLLLIAFVPLVGNWNASTRSGQTDTADFAIDLLNSVEPYGILVTVGDNDTFPLWYAQEVLGIRKDVTVANTSLLNTDWYTRQLIRRPVFEYDEAAGPAAFRGKTWPKPTGPVLKMTTDEADRLPLYEEVRSPVLFKKGNINALIQPRVLPRAEILVLRMLNDNNERAVHFSRTSADLAESLGLGEYVVMQGHSRRVMPDTVREGGGIVRIGGEGFVNVDVSKALWDEFKAPASLIRKGDWIDQPSAGIPYLVVTTGLATAEALIQSGRGAEANAIIDKARDVAVAMRFAELAAALPQTNVAIPTTDSNARVTVPLRPPAAPRQP; from the coding sequence ATGTCCAACGAGCTCGACTACCGCCCGTCCTACCTTGCCGCGTCCATCGCGGCCGGGCTGACGTTCCTCCTCTACCTCATCACCCTCTCCCCCGAGACGGCGATGTGGGACACGAGCGAGTACATCGTGGCGGCCTACACGATGGGGCTCCCGCACCCGCCGGGGAATCCGTTCTTCGTCCTCATCGGGCGCGTCTTCACCATCCTGCCGATCGCGCCCACCGTGGCGATGCGCATCAACCTGCTGGCCGCGATCTCCAGTGCCGTCAGCGCCGGGATGTGGTTCCTGATCACCGAGCGGGTGCTGGTGGGGTGGTTCGAGAAGCGGTGGCAGCGGATCGTCGGCGGCGGGCTCGCGGCCCTCATCGGCGCCACGGCGTTCACGGTCTGGTCGCAGTCGGTGGTGAACGAGAAGGTGTACACCATCTCGCTCGTCGGCCTGGCGATCTCGGCCTGGCTGACGGTCCGCTGGTGCGACGAACCCGATGGCAAGAAGGCCGACCGGACGCTGGTCCTCCTCGCCTACCTCGCGGGCCTCGGCTACGCGAACCACATGGCCGGCATGCTCGCGATCCCGGCGATCGGCCTCGCGGTGCTCATCCGCAAGCCGGCGACGATCCTCCGCTGGCAGCTCATCCTCGCCGCCGTCGCGGCGATGTTCCTCGGCGGCAGCTCGTTCGCGACGCAGCCCATCCGCGCCGCGCACTTCCCCGAGATCAACGAAGGCGAGCCGACGGCCTGCCGCAACGGCCTCGAGTTCTCGTGCACCTTCAGCAAGGGCACGTACGACGCGTTCAAGTACAACTTCGACCGCGGCCAGTACGCCAAGCCGCCGGTGACCGAGCGCCAGGCGCCGTTCAAGGCGCAGATCGGGATGTGGTGGCTCTACTTCAAGTGGCAGTGGCTCCGCGACGCGCATGGGGAGAACCCCGGCCTCCAGGGCGGACTCGCGGCGCTCTTCCTCGTGCTGGGCATCCTCGGCGGGTGGGTCCACTACCGCCGCGACCCTCGAAGCTTCGCGTTCTTCGGGCCGTTGATGCTCACGCTGACTTTCGTGCTCATCTACTACCTGAACTTCAAGTACGGCGCGTCGCAGGACCCTGAGCTCGGCCGCACGGTCGACCGCGAGGTCCGTGACCGCGACTACTTCTTCCTCTGGAGCTTCTCGGCCTGGTCGGTGTGGGCCGCGCTCGGGCTCGTGTACCTCTGGGAATCGATCGCCGTCCTCCTCGGCAGCGAGAAGGTGAAGGTCGGGCTCGAGACGTTCGACCTGCCGACGACGCGCGCGTTCCTCATCGCGTCGCCGCTGCTCCTCATCGCGTTCGTCCCGCTGGTGGGCAACTGGAACGCCAGCACGCGCAGCGGCCAGACCGACACGGCCGACTTCGCGATCGACCTGCTCAACTCGGTCGAACCGTACGGTATCCTCGTCACCGTCGGCGACAACGACACCTTCCCGCTCTGGTACGCGCAGGAAGTGCTCGGCATCCGCAAGGACGTGACGGTCGCGAACACCTCGCTGCTCAACACCGACTGGTACACGCGGCAGCTGATCCGCCGTCCGGTGTTCGAGTATGACGAGGCGGCCGGCCCTGCCGCGTTCCGCGGCAAGACCTGGCCCAAGCCGACCGGTCCGGTCCTGAAGATGACCACCGACGAGGCTGACCGACTCCCGTTGTACGAGGAGGTCCGCTCGCCGGTGCTCTTCAAGAAGGGCAACATCAATGCGCTCATCCAGCCGCGCGTGCTCCCGCGCGCGGAGATCCTCGTGCTGCGCATGTTGAACGACAACAACGAGCGCGCGGTGCACTTCAGCCGCACCTCGGCGGACCTCGCCGAGTCGCTCGGTCTCGGCGAGTACGTGGTGATGCAAGGCCACTCGCGCCGCGTCATGCCGGACACCGTCCGCGAGGGCGGCGGCATCGTGCGCATCGGAGGCGAGGGCTTCGTGAACGTGGACGTCTCGAAGGCGCTCTGGGACGAGTTCAAGGCGCCGGCCTCGCTCATCCGGAAGGGCGACTGGATCGACCAGCCGTCGGCCGGCATCCCGTATCTCGTGGTGACGACGGGCCTCGCGACGGCGGAGGCGCTCATCCAGTCCGGGCGCGGCGCCGAGGCGAACGCGATCATCGACAAGGCGCGCGACGTGGCGGTGGCGATGCGCTTCGCGGAGCTGGCGGCGGCGTTGCCGCAGACGAACGTGGCGATCCCGACGACCGACTCGAACGCGCGCGTGACGGTACCGCTCCGTCCGCCCGCCGCTCCGCGTCAGCCGTAG
- the selA gene encoding L-seryl-tRNA(Sec) selenium transferase — protein MSGILERRAIKELTRHLPGLLVTEAVRTIIAAARAGAALPPTDEAWEEAVRAHVAARTRPSLRAALNATGVILHTNLGRAPLAAVALEAMVDVARGASTVEYDLERGARGSRHVHCAALLAELTGAEDAMVVNNCAAALVLALQAFAAGRETIVSRGELVEIGGSFRVPDIMAASGTRLVEVGTTNRTHADDYRRALGPETGAIVKVHRSNFAVSGFVAEASVHDLAPIAAEAGVPLVHDFGSGLMLDLSDFGLKGEQTARDAVASGATLVLMSGDKLLGGPQAGIIVGTRDAIGRLRKHPMARALRVDKLTLAALEATLALYRDPKRAQREIPALRMLTTELKWVRSRAQVIATALAPGGEDDALDVRVEPSEATVGGGAFPTARIPSVTVSIGGDVVAIERKLRLGEIPVIARIEDGRLLLDMRTIDPDDDATLTALLRAALA, from the coding sequence GTGAGCGGGATCCTCGAGCGTCGGGCCATCAAGGAGCTGACGCGACATCTCCCCGGCCTCCTCGTGACCGAGGCGGTGCGCACGATCATCGCCGCGGCGCGCGCGGGCGCGGCGTTGCCGCCGACCGACGAGGCGTGGGAGGAGGCCGTCCGCGCGCATGTCGCGGCGCGCACGCGTCCCTCGCTCCGCGCGGCGCTCAACGCGACGGGCGTGATCCTGCACACCAACCTCGGCCGCGCGCCGCTCGCGGCGGTCGCGCTCGAGGCGATGGTCGATGTCGCGCGCGGCGCCTCGACGGTGGAGTACGATCTCGAGCGCGGCGCGCGGGGCAGCCGGCATGTGCATTGCGCGGCGCTGCTCGCCGAGCTGACCGGCGCCGAGGACGCGATGGTGGTGAACAACTGCGCCGCCGCGCTCGTGCTGGCGCTGCAAGCCTTCGCCGCCGGACGCGAGACGATCGTGAGCCGCGGCGAGCTCGTCGAGATCGGCGGGTCGTTCCGCGTCCCCGACATCATGGCGGCGAGCGGCACGCGACTCGTCGAGGTGGGCACGACCAATCGCACGCACGCCGACGACTACCGGCGCGCGCTGGGGCCGGAGACGGGCGCGATCGTGAAGGTGCACCGCAGCAACTTCGCGGTGAGCGGGTTCGTGGCCGAAGCGTCGGTGCACGACCTCGCGCCCATCGCCGCCGAAGCGGGGGTCCCGCTGGTGCATGACTTCGGCAGCGGCCTGATGCTCGACCTCTCCGACTTCGGGCTGAAGGGCGAGCAGACGGCGCGCGACGCGGTCGCGTCGGGGGCGACGCTCGTCCTGATGAGCGGCGACAAGCTCCTCGGCGGACCGCAGGCGGGGATCATCGTCGGGACGCGCGACGCGATCGGCCGGCTCCGCAAGCACCCGATGGCGCGCGCGCTGCGCGTGGACAAGCTCACGCTCGCCGCGCTGGAGGCGACGCTCGCGCTCTATCGCGACCCCAAGCGCGCGCAGCGCGAGATCCCGGCGCTGCGCATGCTCACCACCGAACTCAAGTGGGTCCGGTCGCGGGCGCAGGTGATCGCCACCGCGCTCGCGCCGGGGGGCGAGGACGACGCGCTCGATGTGCGCGTGGAGCCGAGCGAGGCGACGGTGGGCGGCGGGGCGTTCCCGACGGCGCGGATCCCGTCGGTCACCGTGTCGATCGGCGGGGACGTGGTCGCGATCGAGCGGAAGCTGCGGCTGGGCGAGATCCCGGTGATCGCGCGGATCGAGGATGGGCGGCTGCTGCTGGACATGCGGACGATCGATCCGGACGACGATGCGACGCTGACCGCGCTGCTGCGCGCGGCGCTCGCGTGA
- the purH gene encoding bifunctional phosphoribosylaminoimidazolecarboxamide formyltransferase/IMP cyclohydrolase produces the protein MPAALLSVSDKSGLIEFATGLRALGFTLLSTGGTSKALRAAGLAVTDVADVTQFPEMLDGRVKTLHPAVHGGLLARRDLPEHMAAIAEHGIAPIDLVCVNLYPFRETAAKAGLAPEHVIEQIDIGGPSMLRSAAKNFAAVTVVVDPADYTRVLEAMQNGGDASELRRDLAEKVYAHTAAYDAAIAGWFAGQRGDHFPEKLTLAFERQQSLRYGENPGQQAAFYVERAGAGLGALKQHGGKELSFNNLLDLEGAMLAIDPFHGETACAIVKHTTPCGLATGATPLEAYQKALACDPVSAFGSVIAFSVPVDEACAQAVASLFVECIVAPSFTPEALAALGAKKNLRVLEGSAREGAGALDIKRVRGGILVQERAPAVLDDAGWKVVTKRQPSSAELKDLLFAWRAVASVKSNAIVLARDGATIGIGAGQMSRVDAAFLAVHKAKSVGHETQAAALGSDAFFPFRDGVDQAAQAGVTTIVQPGGSVRDEEVIAAADEHGIAMVFTGQRTFRH, from the coding sequence ATGCCCGCCGCCCTCCTCTCCGTCTCCGACAAGTCCGGCCTGATCGAGTTCGCCACCGGTCTCCGCGCCCTCGGCTTCACCCTGCTCTCCACCGGCGGCACGTCCAAGGCCCTGCGCGCCGCCGGCCTCGCCGTCACCGACGTCGCCGACGTGACGCAGTTCCCGGAGATGCTCGACGGCCGCGTGAAGACCCTGCACCCCGCGGTGCATGGCGGCCTGCTCGCGCGCCGCGACCTCCCCGAGCACATGGCGGCGATCGCCGAGCACGGGATCGCGCCGATCGACCTCGTCTGCGTGAACCTGTATCCGTTCCGCGAGACCGCGGCGAAGGCGGGGCTCGCGCCGGAGCACGTGATCGAGCAGATCGACATCGGCGGCCCGTCGATGCTGCGCAGCGCGGCGAAGAATTTCGCCGCGGTCACGGTGGTGGTGGATCCGGCCGACTACACCCGCGTGCTCGAGGCGATGCAGAACGGCGGCGACGCGAGCGAACTGCGCCGCGACCTCGCCGAGAAGGTCTATGCGCACACCGCGGCGTACGACGCGGCGATCGCCGGCTGGTTCGCCGGGCAGCGCGGCGACCACTTCCCCGAGAAGCTCACGCTGGCGTTCGAGCGGCAGCAGTCGCTCCGCTACGGAGAGAACCCCGGACAGCAGGCGGCGTTCTACGTGGAGCGCGCCGGCGCCGGCCTCGGCGCCCTCAAGCAGCACGGCGGGAAGGAACTCTCGTTCAACAACCTGCTGGATCTCGAGGGCGCGATGCTCGCCATCGACCCGTTCCACGGCGAGACGGCCTGCGCGATCGTGAAGCACACCACGCCGTGCGGCCTCGCGACGGGCGCGACCCCGTTGGAGGCGTACCAGAAGGCGCTCGCCTGCGACCCGGTGTCGGCGTTCGGGTCGGTGATCGCGTTCTCGGTGCCGGTGGACGAGGCGTGCGCGCAGGCGGTGGCGTCGCTGTTCGTCGAGTGCATCGTCGCGCCGAGCTTCACGCCGGAGGCGCTGGCGGCGCTGGGCGCCAAGAAGAACCTCCGGGTGCTCGAAGGCTCGGCGCGCGAAGGGGCCGGGGCGCTCGACATCAAGCGCGTCCGCGGCGGCATCCTCGTGCAGGAGCGGGCCCCGGCGGTCCTCGATGACGCCGGCTGGAAGGTGGTGACCAAGCGCCAGCCGAGCTCGGCCGAGCTGAAGGACCTGCTGTTCGCCTGGCGGGCGGTGGCGAGCGTGAAGTCGAACGCGATCGTCCTCGCCCGCGACGGCGCGACGATCGGGATCGGGGCCGGCCAGATGAGCCGCGTGGACGCGGCCTTCCTGGCGGTCCACAAGGCGAAGTCGGTGGGGCATGAGACCCAGGCCGCGGCGCTCGGCTCGGACGCCTTCTTCCCCTTCCGGGACGGGGTGGACCAAGCGGCGCAGGCAGGGGTAACCACCATCGTCCAGCCGGGGGGATCGGTGAGGGACGAGGAAGTGATCGCGGCGGCGGATGAGCATGGCATTGCGATGGTGTTCACCGGGCAGCGGACGTTCAGACATTGA
- a CDS encoding valine--tRNA ligase, whose amino-acid sequence MSDPTEPTPAPDFPTHFDFASAEPALGQAWEAAGVFRAEASRTTRGGGDRDPFTILIPPPNVTAVLHVGHGLNNTVQDVLVRWRRMAGDEALWLPGTDHAGIATQNVVEKLLAKEGKTRFDLGRDAFVKRTEEFVEETGGQILNQLKAIGASADWSRTAYTFSPALSRAVREAFVRLWEKELVYRGHRVIHWCPRCLTSLSDEEAEFHDTESKLYHVRYPLADDPSQGITIATSRPETILADVAVAVHPEDERYAALVGRSLRLPLVGTEIPVIADGYVEKDFGTGALKITPAHDANDYEVGKRHGLAMPVVIDATGHIAAGHPDDAHRIPASLAGLERFAARKAAVALLEAAGLLVKIDTYANSVRRCYRCDTVVEPRLSMQWFVRMEPLAKPALAAVKDGTVRLLPEKWEKVYINWLEGIRDWNISRQLWWGHRIPVFTCANGHELAYREDPTVCAGCGAAIVSQDEDVFDTWFSSGLWPFSTLGWPDEKSADLKAFFPSDVLVTAPEILFFWVARMIMTSYAFLGQAPFHTVYLHGTVRDMQHRKMSKSLGNGIDPLDVVERFGADALRWTVIQGMGLGVDVMLDPQDLEKSFAPGRNFATKLWNIGRFILLQVGDDPVTPLASVRPEQLTLADRWILGRLDAAIAECDAALGPARPAKGRWPEADRQLGLRLDAYAESARKFVWNELADWYVETVKTRLTQPGTDREIARAVLVHVFDRGLRLLHPIMPFVTEALWQRLPGYAAGTFLAQAAWPVRGGGDAGLEFEIVREAIDAIRGLRSEYGVQPGAPIHAYVAAGAGTDVLAANGTLVQRLARCEIHLDAAPAGAAAHAVLPSGLELSLPLAGMVDVAKERARLQTERDGLVKQLDALRGRLSNEKFTAKAPAAVVEAERAKEREWSTRADQLAAKIAELGG is encoded by the coding sequence ATGAGCGACCCGACCGAGCCCACGCCGGCCCCCGACTTCCCGACCCACTTCGATTTCGCCTCCGCCGAGCCCGCCCTGGGCCAGGCGTGGGAGGCGGCCGGCGTCTTCCGCGCCGAGGCGTCACGCACCACCCGCGGCGGTGGCGATCGCGACCCGTTCACCATCCTCATCCCGCCGCCGAACGTGACCGCCGTGCTCCACGTCGGCCACGGGCTGAACAACACGGTGCAGGACGTGCTCGTCCGCTGGCGCCGCATGGCGGGGGACGAGGCGCTCTGGCTCCCCGGCACCGACCACGCCGGCATCGCGACGCAGAACGTCGTGGAGAAGCTCCTCGCGAAGGAGGGGAAGACCCGCTTCGACCTGGGCCGCGACGCGTTCGTGAAGCGCACGGAGGAGTTCGTCGAGGAGACCGGCGGACAGATCCTCAACCAGCTCAAGGCGATCGGCGCGTCGGCGGACTGGTCGCGCACCGCGTACACCTTCTCGCCCGCGCTCTCGCGCGCGGTGCGCGAGGCGTTCGTGCGCCTGTGGGAGAAGGAGCTCGTGTACCGCGGGCACCGCGTGATCCACTGGTGCCCGCGCTGCCTCACGTCGCTGTCGGATGAAGAGGCCGAGTTCCACGACACGGAGAGCAAGCTCTACCACGTGCGGTATCCGCTGGCCGACGACCCGTCGCAGGGGATCACCATCGCGACCTCGCGTCCCGAGACGATCCTCGCCGACGTCGCCGTCGCGGTGCACCCGGAGGACGAGCGGTACGCGGCGCTCGTCGGCCGGTCGCTGCGCCTGCCGCTCGTGGGGACGGAGATCCCGGTGATCGCCGACGGGTACGTGGAGAAGGACTTCGGCACCGGCGCGCTCAAGATCACGCCGGCGCACGACGCGAACGACTACGAGGTGGGCAAGCGGCACGGGCTCGCGATGCCGGTGGTGATCGACGCCACGGGGCACATCGCGGCCGGGCATCCCGACGACGCGCACCGCATCCCTGCCTCGCTGGCGGGGCTCGAGCGCTTCGCCGCGCGGAAGGCGGCGGTCGCGCTGCTCGAGGCGGCCGGCCTGCTCGTGAAGATCGACACCTACGCCAACTCGGTGCGCCGCTGCTACCGCTGCGACACGGTGGTGGAGCCGCGCCTCTCGATGCAGTGGTTCGTGCGGATGGAGCCGCTCGCCAAGCCCGCGCTCGCCGCGGTGAAGGACGGCACGGTGCGCCTCCTCCCCGAGAAGTGGGAGAAGGTCTACATCAACTGGCTCGAGGGCATCCGCGACTGGAACATCTCGCGGCAGCTCTGGTGGGGCCATCGCATCCCCGTCTTCACCTGCGCCAACGGGCACGAGCTCGCGTACCGCGAGGACCCGACCGTCTGCGCCGGCTGCGGCGCGGCGATCGTGAGCCAGGACGAGGATGTGTTCGACACCTGGTTCTCGTCCGGCCTCTGGCCCTTCTCCACGCTCGGCTGGCCCGACGAGAAGAGCGCGGACCTCAAGGCGTTCTTCCCCAGCGACGTGCTCGTCACCGCGCCCGAGATCCTGTTCTTCTGGGTCGCGCGCATGATCATGACGAGCTACGCCTTCCTCGGGCAGGCGCCGTTCCACACGGTCTACCTGCACGGCACCGTGCGCGACATGCAGCATCGCAAGATGTCCAAGTCGCTCGGCAACGGGATCGACCCGCTCGACGTGGTGGAGCGCTTCGGCGCCGACGCGCTCCGCTGGACGGTGATCCAGGGGATGGGACTGGGCGTGGACGTGATGCTCGACCCGCAGGACCTGGAGAAGTCGTTCGCCCCGGGCCGCAACTTCGCGACGAAGCTGTGGAACATCGGACGCTTCATCCTGCTACAGGTGGGGGATGACCCCGTCACGCCGCTCGCCTCCGTCCGTCCGGAGCAGCTCACCCTCGCCGACCGCTGGATCCTCGGCCGGCTCGACGCCGCGATCGCCGAGTGCGATGCGGCGCTCGGCCCGGCGCGCCCGGCGAAGGGCCGCTGGCCCGAGGCCGACCGCCAGCTCGGGCTCCGGCTCGACGCCTACGCCGAGTCGGCGCGCAAGTTCGTCTGGAACGAGCTCGCCGACTGGTACGTGGAGACGGTCAAGACGCGTCTCACGCAGCCGGGGACTGACCGCGAGATCGCCCGCGCGGTGCTGGTGCACGTGTTCGATCGCGGGCTCCGCCTGCTGCATCCGATCATGCCGTTCGTGACCGAGGCGCTCTGGCAGCGGCTGCCGGGCTACGCGGCCGGGACGTTCCTCGCGCAGGCGGCGTGGCCGGTGCGCGGCGGCGGCGATGCGGGCCTGGAGTTCGAGATCGTGCGCGAGGCGATCGACGCGATCCGCGGGCTGCGCTCGGAGTACGGGGTGCAGCCGGGCGCGCCGATCCATGCGTACGTCGCTGCGGGCGCGGGGACCGACGTCCTCGCGGCCAACGGCACGCTCGTGCAGCGGCTCGCGCGGTGCGAGATCCATCTCGATGCGGCGCCGGCCGGGGCCGCGGCGCATGCGGTGCTGCCGAGCGGGCTCGAGCTGAGCCTGCCGCTCGCGGGGATGGTGGACGTGGCGAAGGAACGCGCGCGCCTGCAGACCGAACGCGACGGGCTCGTGAAGCAGCTCGACGCGCTGCGCGGCCGGCTCTCGAACGAGAAGTTCACCGCCAAGGCCCCCGCGGCCGTGGTGGAGGCCGAGCGCGCGAAGGAGCGGGAGTGGAGCACGCGCGCCGACCAGCTCGCCGCCAAGATCGCGGAGCTCGGCGGGTGA
- the purN gene encoding phosphoribosylglycinamide formyltransferase gives MTDPTARLAVFASGGGSNLQAILDHFDALGATAPGVVALVLSDRKAAGALERARARGIPAVWLPKDRQGEMEATLRGHGITHIALAGYLRLIPPAVVRAYEGRMVNVHPALLPAFGGPGMYGHHVHEAVVRAGARTSGPTVHFVSEQYDEGAIIAQQEVPVLPDDTPESLAARVLKAEHALYPRIVADLCAGRLQGNRKAEG, from the coding sequence GTGACGGATCCCACCGCGCGCCTCGCCGTGTTCGCATCCGGCGGCGGCAGCAACCTCCAGGCCATCCTCGACCATTTCGATGCCCTCGGCGCGACCGCGCCGGGCGTGGTCGCGCTCGTGCTGAGCGACCGGAAGGCGGCGGGGGCGCTCGAGCGGGCCCGCGCGCGGGGCATCCCGGCGGTGTGGCTCCCGAAGGACCGGCAGGGGGAGATGGAGGCGACGCTGCGCGGGCACGGCATCACGCACATCGCGCTCGCCGGCTACCTGCGCCTGATCCCGCCGGCGGTGGTGCGCGCCTACGAGGGCCGGATGGTGAACGTGCACCCGGCCCTGCTCCCCGCCTTCGGCGGTCCGGGGATGTACGGCCATCATGTGCACGAGGCGGTGGTGCGCGCCGGCGCGCGCACGAGCGGCCCGACGGTGCACTTCGTGAGCGAGCAGTACGACGAGGGCGCGATCATCGCGCAGCAGGAAGTCCCCGTCCTCCCGGACGACACACCGGAATCCCTCGCCGCCCGCGTGCTGAAAGCCGAGCACGCCCTCTACCCCCGCATCGTCGCCGATCTCTGCGCCGGACGACTACAGGGAAACCGCAAGGCGGAAGGCTGA
- a CDS encoding Ig-like domain-containing protein, which yields MSGRRRPMPSTARAVARLSAAAALFVVACAQPGIPPGGPVDKDPPQVVAISPETGSVNVRPRSVLLRFDEVVNERSAPIATSGGRSGTIGGGNGGSFGGGGGSQYGSNQMGSTLGSLVILSPGDGRERVSWRRTGIEIEPRDGFRANTTYRLTLLPGLSDLRGNVLKEPIEVVFSTGATRTEGTVRGVLFDWVAGKHLPGGRIELFARADTTLRWRTTADSLGFFSVRDLAPGTYLLRGWSDGDNDRRVGLRESFDSLTVTVDSTLSTELYAFVHDTLGPRMESLETIDSTGLRVKFDRGVATDWRPDERTAVVLRADSSVVALARMVPTAVFDSARKVVTDRADSVAQAADSAAQAADTSAAADTAAARDTTGRAAPPPRAPGRAPPRIETVREGVDIRTGIDTVVRIPPPKMTRAAPILTWVIEFAAPLPPGAYTLKLNGVKSLTGYARPSEREFRLRPPPPPGDTAAPPLPPDRCARPHERHATRPPPR from the coding sequence GTGAGCGGTCGCCGCCGGCCGATGCCGTCCACCGCGCGCGCGGTGGCGCGACTGAGCGCGGCCGCGGCGCTGTTCGTCGTGGCCTGCGCACAGCCCGGCATCCCGCCCGGCGGTCCGGTGGACAAGGATCCGCCGCAGGTCGTCGCGATCTCGCCCGAGACGGGGAGCGTGAACGTGCGTCCGCGCTCGGTGCTGCTGCGCTTCGACGAGGTGGTGAACGAACGCTCCGCGCCCATCGCGACGTCGGGCGGGCGGAGCGGCACGATCGGCGGAGGGAACGGCGGGTCGTTCGGCGGCGGCGGCGGGAGCCAGTACGGCAGCAACCAGATGGGCTCCACGCTCGGGTCGCTCGTGATCCTCTCCCCGGGCGACGGTCGCGAACGCGTCTCCTGGCGGCGCACCGGGATCGAGATCGAACCGCGCGACGGGTTCCGCGCCAACACGACGTATCGTCTCACGCTGCTCCCGGGGCTGAGCGACCTGCGCGGGAACGTGCTGAAGGAGCCGATCGAGGTCGTCTTCTCCACCGGCGCGACGCGGACGGAAGGGACGGTGCGCGGCGTGCTCTTCGATTGGGTCGCGGGGAAGCATCTCCCCGGTGGGCGCATCGAGCTCTTCGCGCGCGCCGACACCACGCTGCGCTGGCGGACCACCGCCGACTCGCTCGGCTTCTTCTCGGTGCGCGACCTCGCGCCCGGCACCTACCTGCTCCGCGGCTGGAGCGACGGCGACAACGATCGCCGGGTGGGGCTGCGCGAGTCGTTCGATTCGCTCACGGTCACCGTGGACTCGACGCTCAGCACCGAGCTGTACGCCTTCGTGCACGACACGCTCGGGCCGCGCATGGAATCGCTCGAGACGATCGATTCGACCGGACTGCGCGTGAAGTTCGATCGCGGCGTGGCGACCGACTGGCGCCCCGACGAGCGGACGGCGGTGGTGCTGCGCGCGGATTCGTCGGTGGTCGCGCTCGCGCGGATGGTGCCGACCGCGGTGTTCGACTCGGCGCGGAAGGTCGTGACCGATCGCGCGGACAGCGTGGCGCAGGCGGCGGACTCGGCGGCGCAGGCCGCTGACACGTCGGCGGCGGCCGACACCGCGGCGGCGCGCGATACCACCGGGCGCGCGGCACCGCCGCCGCGTGCGCCGGGGCGTGCCCCGCCGCGCATCGAGACGGTGCGCGAGGGCGTGGACATCCGCACCGGCATCGACACGGTCGTGCGCATCCCGCCGCCGAAGATGACGCGCGCCGCACCGATCCTCACCTGGGTGATCGAGTTCGCGGCCCCGCTGCCGCCGGGGGCGTACACGCTCAAGCTGAATGGCGTGAAGAGCCTCACGGGGTACGCGCGTCCGTCGGAGCGCGAGTTCCGGCTCCGGCCGCCGCCCCCGCCGGGGGACACGGCCGCGCCGCCGCTCCCACCCGACCGGTGCGCCCGCCCGCATGAGCGACACGCGACGCGCCCTCCCCCTCGGTGA
- a CDS encoding HAD family hydrolase — MDALDGQTGPFPVSRTRRGRRALFADRDGTLIHDAHYLRDPALVELLPGAAPFLRAFAEAGWLLVVVTNQSGIAQKIVTEADYQAVRARFEALLADQGVTLDLTKYCPHHPDVTGPCRCRKPGTLMYEEAAAALGIDLASSVYVGDRWRDVAPAIAMGGRGFLVRSPDTPDADRERAAREAEVAASLDEIVERVLR; from the coding sequence ATGGACGCGCTCGACGGCCAGACGGGTCCCTTCCCCGTCAGCCGCACGCGTCGCGGCCGGCGCGCGCTCTTCGCGGACCGCGACGGGACGCTCATCCACGATGCGCACTACCTGCGCGACCCGGCGCTCGTGGAGCTGCTCCCTGGCGCCGCCCCGTTCCTGCGCGCCTTCGCCGAAGCGGGGTGGCTGCTGGTGGTGGTGACCAATCAGAGCGGCATCGCGCAGAAGATCGTGACGGAGGCGGACTACCAGGCGGTGCGCGCGCGCTTCGAGGCGTTGCTCGCCGACCAGGGCGTCACGCTCGACCTGACGAAGTACTGCCCGCACCACCCGGACGTGACGGGCCCCTGCCGCTGCCGGAAGCCGGGGACGCTGATGTACGAGGAGGCGGCCGCGGCGCTCGGCATCGACCTCGCGTCGTCGGTCTACGTGGGGGACCGGTGGCGGGATGTCGCACCGGCGATCGCGATGGGCGGCCGGGGCTTCCTCGTGCGGAGCCCGGACACGCCGGACGCGGACCGGGAGCGCGCGGCGCGCGAGGCGGAGGTCGCGGCCTCGCTCGACGAGATCGTGGAGCGCGTCCTGCGGTGA